In Candidatus Defluviibacterium haderslevense, the following are encoded in one genomic region:
- a CDS encoding OmpA family protein gives MNSLFAQEKKNAIVENYQKLDPREAVRAILIDKQNYKWLGTDKGLYRVISMDSEPELMISDSISSLAEDKSEMVWFGNRKQQLITEDQKQKIILSDKNLEITCMSYFKGDIWVGTNNGLFKVSDDQNKILNHYTTDNSKLKSNHINMLYPDKEGKLWVGTDNGVVIIDNKKWDQYEKDHKITGAIATKDGIWLLAEKKMWLIYKEEGRDRWQDAAVKRGLSKGPVRAIVADSKGQVYIASETLVQFDPINDKILQIDKDYGFVSAQTLSLACDKNDDLWVGTADRGLFRVDIIEGEAEELSVVVFSKGEIKCPGAKTAQITVITRGGKTPYSYLWNNPTMQGAKKDTIGAGNYTVTVVDAEGEEFTASVLIKEPEPIQISVIQKERVTEINRKDGKAKIEVTGGTFPYRIIWDNGKSGLSTTNLSAGKHIVKIYDQNQCFQQAEVYIEAPRAIPDLDRKKIVVGQTLRINELYFTSDSSDISSESYLVLDEIFNFLSTNKDIYVEIGGHTNGIPPHEYCDQLSAARAKNVAQYLYEKGIPLNQISHRGYGKRVPVASNETLSGRQKNQRVEIKITNISQ, from the coding sequence TTGAATTCATTATTCGCCCAAGAAAAGAAAAACGCTATTGTTGAAAATTATCAAAAACTAGATCCAAGAGAAGCGGTCAGAGCCATCCTTATTGATAAGCAAAATTACAAATGGCTAGGAACAGATAAAGGTCTTTACCGAGTTATAAGTATGGATTCTGAACCGGAATTGATGATTTCAGATAGCATCAGTAGTCTAGCAGAAGATAAAAGCGAGATGGTCTGGTTTGGCAATAGAAAACAACAACTCATCACAGAAGATCAAAAGCAAAAAATAATACTCAGTGATAAAAATCTTGAAATCACCTGCATGTCTTATTTTAAAGGAGATATATGGGTTGGAACCAACAATGGATTATTCAAGGTTTCAGATGATCAAAATAAGATTCTGAATCATTATACTACAGATAACAGCAAACTGAAATCGAATCATATTAACATGCTGTATCCAGACAAGGAAGGGAAATTATGGGTAGGTACAGATAATGGAGTTGTTATTATCGATAATAAAAAATGGGATCAATATGAAAAGGACCACAAAATCACTGGCGCTATTGCCACCAAGGATGGTATTTGGTTGCTGGCAGAGAAAAAAATGTGGCTCATTTATAAAGAAGAAGGCCGAGACAGATGGCAGGATGCTGCTGTCAAAAGAGGTTTAAGCAAAGGTCCTGTTAGAGCTATTGTAGCTGATTCCAAAGGTCAAGTTTATATAGCCTCCGAAACCCTGGTACAATTTGATCCCATCAATGATAAAATACTTCAAATTGATAAAGACTATGGATTTGTATCTGCACAAACCCTATCATTAGCATGCGACAAAAACGACGACCTTTGGGTAGGAACGGCAGATCGGGGATTATTTCGAGTTGACATTATTGAGGGCGAGGCTGAAGAGCTTTCTGTCGTGGTCTTTTCTAAAGGCGAAATCAAATGTCCCGGAGCAAAGACAGCCCAAATTACCGTGATTACCAGAGGGGGAAAAACTCCATATTCCTATTTATGGAATAATCCGACAATGCAAGGTGCAAAAAAGGATACTATTGGTGCAGGAAATTATACAGTTACCGTTGTCGATGCCGAAGGAGAAGAATTTACTGCATCGGTCTTAATCAAAGAACCAGAACCCATCCAAATAAGCGTCATTCAAAAAGAACGGGTGACTGAAATTAATAGAAAAGATGGCAAAGCCAAGATCGAAGTAACTGGTGGTACTTTTCCTTATCGTATCATCTGGGATAATGGCAAATCTGGTTTAAGTACAACTAATCTATCCGCCGGCAAACATATCGTCAAAATATACGACCAAAATCAGTGTTTTCAGCAAGCAGAAGTTTACATTGAAGCTCCTAGAGCCATACCCGATTTGGATCGAAAGAAAATTGTGGTTGGCCAGACACTTAGGATTAACGAATTGTATTTCACTTCGGATTCATCCGATATATCTTCAGAATCCTATTTAGTTCTGGATGAAATATTCAATTTCTTGTCCACCAATAAAGACATATATGTTGAAATAGGTGGCCATACCAATGGTATTCCGCCTCATGAATATTGCGACCAATTGTCGGCAGCGAGAGCGAAGAATGTAGCTCAATATTTATATGAAAAAGGTATACCACTAAACCAAATATCTCACCGTGGATATGGCAAAAGAGTACCCGTAGCCTCCAATGAGACCTTATCAGGCAGGCAAAAAAACCAAAGGGTTGAAATAAAAATAACCAATATTAGCCAGTAA
- the trxA gene encoding thioredoxin — protein MAFEFTDSNFPTDALAPDSVSVVDFWAEWCGPCRLVGPIIDELSTEYAGKVKIGKLNVDHNPQVSTQFGVRSIPTILFIKNGQVVEKHVGTATKATLKQKIDALVN, from the coding sequence ATGGCATTTGAATTTACAGATAGCAACTTTCCAACTGATGCATTGGCACCAGATAGTGTTTCCGTTGTTGATTTTTGGGCTGAATGGTGTGGCCCTTGTCGGCTTGTAGGACCGATTATTGATGAATTATCCACTGAATATGCGGGTAAAGTAAAAATTGGAAAACTTAATGTGGATCATAATCCGCAGGTTTCAACCCAATTTGGAGTTCGATCAATTCCTACAATACTATTTATAAAGAATGGTCAGGTTGTTGAAAAACATGTAGGAACTGCTACTAAAGCCACTTTAAAACAAAAAATTGACGCTTTAGTCAATTAA
- a CDS encoding LysM peptidoglycan-binding domain-containing protein — protein MLQEKYKAVLDLGQKLGVKDGSVIEENGVLKVRGTTETQYQKDQIWDKIKEISGDSPSDLIADINVSNTSYYTKHTVAKGESLSLIAKHYYKDPMKYKQIFAANSDILKNPDIIHPGQELIIPND, from the coding sequence ATGTTACAAGAAAAATACAAAGCAGTTCTTGATTTAGGTCAAAAATTAGGCGTAAAAGACGGAAGTGTTATTGAAGAAAACGGCGTACTTAAAGTTAGAGGAACTACTGAAACTCAATATCAAAAAGACCAAATTTGGGACAAAATCAAGGAAATATCTGGTGATAGCCCAAGCGATTTAATTGCTGATATTAATGTAAGCAACACTTCTTATTATACTAAGCATACTGTAGCTAAGGGAGAAAGTTTAAGTTTGATTGCTAAGCATTATTACAAAGATCCGATGAAATACAAACAGATTTTTGCTGCAAATAGTGATATTTTAAAGAATCCGGATATTATACATCCAGGTCAGGAATTAATCATTCCTAATGATTAG
- a CDS encoding DNA-binding protein, with protein MYITLDELRQIKHQLPSGSISRIATKLNLDEQIVRNYFGAHHLEHSGNHLESGPNGGVVLIEDETILNMAKQIISEN; from the coding sequence ATGTACATAACCTTAGATGAATTACGTCAAATCAAACACCAATTACCCAGTGGCAGTATATCCAGAATCGCCACTAAACTTAATTTGGATGAACAGATCGTTAGAAATTATTTCGGAGCACATCATCTAGAGCACAGTGGGAATCATCTAGAATCTGGTCCAAATGGCGGTGTTGTTCTGATTGAAGATGAAACCATACTAAACATGGCCAAACAAATTATATCTGAAAATTAA
- the ald gene encoding alanine dehydrogenase: MIIGVPKEIKSSENRVALTPAGAFELHKRGHDVYVQSTAGEGSGFPDHKYIDAGAKILKTIEEVYAIAEMIIKVKEPIASEYPLIRKDQLLFTYFHFASYEPLTNAMIKSEAVCLAYETVELPDRSLPLLIPMSEVAGRMAIQEGAKYLEKPQKGKGILLGGVPGVPPAKVLILGGGIVGTQAAKMAAGLGAQVTLLDISLNRLRYLADVMPANVITMYSNELTIRELVRTHDLIVGAVLIPGAKAPNLVTRDMLKTMHPGTVLVDVAIDQGGCIETSKPTTHDDPIYIIDEVVHYCVANMPGAVPYTSTVALTNATLPYAILLAEKGWKKACQENNSLKLGLNIVNGKVVYKGVASAFDLEYTSVEEFL, translated from the coding sequence ATGATAATTGGTGTTCCTAAGGAAATTAAATCAAGTGAAAATCGTGTTGCATTAACCCCTGCAGGTGCTTTTGAACTTCACAAACGCGGTCATGATGTATATGTGCAGTCCACAGCAGGCGAAGGAAGTGGATTTCCAGATCACAAGTATATCGATGCGGGTGCTAAAATCCTTAAGACTATTGAAGAAGTTTATGCCATAGCTGAGATGATTATAAAAGTTAAGGAACCCATTGCATCTGAATATCCATTAATCCGGAAAGACCAATTATTGTTTACCTATTTTCATTTCGCATCATATGAACCGTTGACTAATGCAATGATTAAAAGCGAAGCCGTTTGTTTAGCATATGAGACTGTTGAATTACCGGACAGAAGCTTACCATTATTAATTCCCATGTCAGAAGTAGCTGGTCGCATGGCTATACAAGAAGGGGCTAAATATCTTGAAAAACCACAAAAAGGAAAAGGAATACTTTTAGGTGGAGTGCCAGGCGTTCCTCCCGCAAAAGTACTTATTTTAGGTGGTGGTATAGTAGGTACGCAAGCAGCTAAAATGGCGGCAGGATTAGGTGCTCAGGTTACCTTATTAGATATAAGTTTAAATCGATTACGATACCTTGCTGATGTTATGCCGGCTAATGTCATTACCATGTATTCTAATGAATTAACCATCAGAGAACTGGTTAGAACACATGACTTAATAGTAGGAGCAGTATTGATTCCCGGTGCAAAAGCCCCAAATCTGGTTACACGAGATATGTTAAAAACCATGCATCCAGGCACTGTATTGGTCGATGTCGCAATTGATCAAGGAGGTTGTATTGAAACTTCCAAACCTACAACTCACGATGACCCTATATATATAATTGATGAAGTGGTTCATTATTGTGTAGCCAATATGCCTGGAGCAGTACCCTATACTTCCACAGTAGCATTAACCAATGCTACCCTACCATATGCCATCTTACTTGCCGAAAAAGGGTGGAAGAAAGCATGTCAAGAAAATAATTCATTAAAATTAGGACTTAATATTGTTAATGGCAAAGTGGTTTATAAAGGCGTTGCTTCTGCTTTCGATCTGGAATATACTTCTGTAGAAGAATTTTTATAA
- a CDS encoding DUF58 domain-containing protein has protein sequence MSFFDQFPVQAFNHLELLASQVVEGFIIGLHKSPFHGFSVEFAEHRIYNTGESTKNIDWKVYGRTDKLYSKRYEEETNLRCQLVIDISSSMYFPEEKLSSGLILNKYKFSALAAACIMNLLKKQRDAFGLSLFDQEIQVHSTTKSSTTHYQLLLNYLEQRMQAPTAYRTTSAAESLHQIADQIHKRSLVILFTDMFDHADKLDDIFTAIQHLKHNKHEVILFHVVDRNLELEFNFENRPYQFVDMETGEKVRLQTHQIKEKYLNNIQKYHDSIKSKCIQYRIDYNESDIHAGYNYILQSFLVKRKKMN, from the coding sequence ATGAGTTTTTTTGATCAATTTCCTGTTCAGGCTTTTAATCATCTGGAATTATTGGCTAGTCAAGTGGTGGAAGGTTTTATTATTGGACTACATAAATCACCATTCCATGGCTTTAGTGTTGAATTTGCTGAACATCGGATCTACAATACCGGAGAATCCACAAAAAATATTGATTGGAAAGTATATGGCCGCACCGATAAATTATATTCCAAAAGGTATGAAGAGGAAACCAATTTAAGATGTCAACTAGTTATTGACATCTCCTCATCCATGTATTTTCCTGAGGAAAAACTTTCGTCTGGACTTATTTTGAATAAGTATAAATTCTCAGCACTAGCAGCCGCGTGCATTATGAATTTACTTAAAAAACAGAGAGATGCATTCGGCTTATCCCTTTTTGATCAAGAAATTCAGGTCCATTCAACAACAAAATCGAGCACAACGCATTACCAGTTGCTACTTAATTATCTGGAGCAACGAATGCAAGCTCCAACTGCATATCGAACGACCTCCGCAGCAGAATCACTCCACCAAATAGCAGATCAGATTCATAAAAGATCACTGGTTATCTTATTTACAGATATGTTTGACCATGCAGATAAACTTGATGACATTTTTACTGCCATTCAACATTTAAAACACAACAAACATGAAGTCATTTTATTTCATGTTGTGGATCGAAATCTGGAATTAGAATTCAATTTTGAAAACAGACCTTATCAGTTTGTTGACATGGAAACTGGTGAAAAAGTAAGACTTCAGACTCACCAAATCAAAGAAAAATATTTAAATAACATCCAAAAATATCATGATAGTATCAAATCTAAATGTATACAATATCGTATAGATTATAATGAATCAGATATTCACGCAGGATATAATTATATATTACAATCATTTTTAGTTAAAAGAAAAAAAATGAATTAA
- a CDS encoding polyphosphate kinase: MGKIILSKLATSAPKKINKKNIKKETKELIENIGILADKLFAEKKSSLLIVLQGMDASGKDGAAKNVFESCPTLCIDAYAFKKPTEEEFAHDFLWRIHKQTPAKGQIKIFIRSHYEDILIQRVHEWINDDRALMRLEAINNFEKLLQEDNQTTILKFYLHISHERQLEKLDERKTTPGKQWKFNPADYEESKLWDKYMRYYEAAINGSDIPWMIVPADHRWYRDYIVAKKVYETLSNLNPEYPLIESQS, from the coding sequence ATGGGTAAAATAATTCTTTCAAAACTAGCTACAAGCGCTCCAAAAAAAATCAATAAAAAAAATATTAAAAAGGAGACCAAAGAACTTATTGAAAACATTGGTATTCTGGCTGATAAATTATTTGCCGAAAAAAAAAGCAGCCTACTTATTGTTTTACAAGGAATGGATGCAAGCGGTAAAGATGGTGCCGCAAAAAATGTATTCGAATCATGTCCAACTTTATGTATTGATGCCTATGCTTTTAAAAAACCCACAGAAGAAGAATTTGCACATGATTTTTTATGGCGCATCCATAAACAAACGCCAGCTAAAGGACAAATAAAAATATTTATTAGATCCCATTATGAGGACATTTTAATTCAGCGGGTTCATGAATGGATAAATGATGACCGGGCATTGATGAGACTTGAAGCCATAAACAATTTTGAAAAACTATTACAAGAAGACAATCAAACCACTATTCTAAAATTTTATTTACACATCTCACATGAAAGGCAATTAGAAAAATTAGATGAACGAAAAACCACACCCGGAAAACAATGGAAATTCAACCCTGCCGATTATGAAGAGAGCAAATTATGGGATAAATATATGCGATACTATGAAGCAGCAATTAATGGCAGTGATATCCCTTGGATGATCGTTCCTGCAGATCACCGATGGTATCGGGATTACATCGTTGCTAAAAAAGTCTATGAAACATTATCCAATTTAAATCCAGAATATCCACTGATAGAAAGCCAATCTTAA
- a CDS encoding RNA pseudouridine synthase, translating to MEKYPGLLSQGDETGDPNLVDIIKDYLRVKYSKPGEIYVGLLQRIDRPVGGIMVVAKTSKAFTRLHDQIKGRTVDKFYLAMSKSAPPKEEDLLFNYLLKDSKINRTTVHDIEVPGSKEAKLRYKLLGQKDDKFIFQIKLITGRSHQIRAQMANIGCPLMGDVKYGNVLQKPAYNLCLYAYHISFVHPVQKIKMTFTNFPKGSGYWTGMESFFPREETLLPQNI from the coding sequence TTGGAGAAATATCCAGGGCTTTTATCACAAGGTGATGAGACAGGGGATCCTAATTTAGTTGACATTATTAAAGATTATTTAAGAGTTAAATACAGTAAGCCCGGCGAAATTTATGTAGGCCTGCTTCAGAGAATAGACAGGCCAGTTGGGGGTATTATGGTGGTCGCTAAAACATCTAAGGCATTCACTAGACTTCATGATCAGATTAAAGGAAGGACTGTCGACAAATTTTATCTTGCCATGAGTAAATCTGCTCCTCCTAAAGAAGAAGATTTGTTGTTCAATTATCTATTGAAGGATAGTAAAATTAATCGTACTACGGTTCACGATATTGAAGTTCCCGGAAGCAAAGAGGCAAAATTGCGATACAAATTGCTGGGCCAAAAAGATGACAAATTCATATTTCAGATTAAATTAATTACGGGCAGATCACATCAGATCAGAGCACAGATGGCCAATATTGGATGCCCTTTAATGGGTGATGTTAAATATGGTAATGTCCTGCAGAAACCTGCCTATAATTTATGCCTGTATGCTTACCACATATCGTTTGTGCATCCGGTTCAAAAAATCAAGATGACTTTTACTAACTTTCCTAAAGGGTCAGGCTATTGGACTGGAATGGAATCTTTTTTTCCAAGGGAAGAAACATTATTGCCACAGAATATTTAA
- a CDS encoding RNA-binding S4 domain-containing protein — protein sequence MRIDKWLWAVRLYKSRTIAADACKSGKIKVNDAAVKASYIIKEGLVLTIRKNNFNLVFKVNKLIPSRVGAPIAVTCYENLTPEQELNKFNEWYIGGAQSEFREKGTGRPTKRERRDIDSIKEPTFDWDDIED from the coding sequence ATGAGAATTGACAAGTGGCTTTGGGCTGTCCGTTTATACAAATCCAGAACCATAGCAGCAGATGCCTGTAAATCCGGAAAGATCAAAGTAAATGACGCAGCTGTAAAAGCTTCATATATCATTAAGGAAGGTCTAGTACTAACCATCCGAAAAAATAATTTCAACCTGGTTTTCAAAGTAAACAAGTTAATACCTTCCAGAGTTGGCGCCCCAATTGCAGTCACCTGTTATGAAAATTTAACCCCAGAACAAGAGTTGAATAAATTCAACGAATGGTATATTGGAGGAGCACAAAGTGAATTTCGTGAGAAAGGAACAGGCCGACCCACGAAACGCGAAAGGAGGGATATCGATAGCATCAAAGAACCGACATTTGATTGGGATGACATTGAAGATTGA
- the fsa gene encoding fructose-6-phosphate aldolase — protein sequence MKFFIDTANLDQIKEASELGILDGVTTNPSLMAKEGISGKENIYRHYKKICDLVEGDVSAEVISIDLEGMLREGKELAEIADNIVVKVPMTKDGIKAICEFTELGIKTNCTLVFSAGQAILAAKAGATYVSPFIGRIDDSNWDGMQLIKDIFEIYTLQGYETEILAASIRSSYQIVESAKAGADVVTCPLDAILGLLKHPLTDIGLAKFLEDHKKAESAAK from the coding sequence ATGAAGTTTTTTATAGATACAGCGAATTTAGATCAAATCAAAGAAGCTAGCGAACTTGGTATTCTTGATGGTGTCACCACCAATCCGAGCCTTATGGCTAAGGAAGGTATTTCAGGTAAAGAAAATATCTATCGCCACTATAAAAAGATCTGTGATTTGGTTGAAGGAGATGTCAGTGCTGAAGTGATTTCAATTGATTTAGAGGGAATGTTGAGGGAGGGCAAAGAATTGGCAGAAATAGCAGACAATATTGTTGTTAAAGTGCCAATGACTAAGGATGGAATCAAAGCCATTTGTGAATTTACTGAATTAGGGATTAAAACCAACTGTACACTTGTATTTAGTGCAGGACAAGCTATACTTGCAGCAAAAGCGGGTGCTACTTATGTATCTCCGTTCATTGGCCGAATAGATGATTCGAATTGGGATGGCATGCAATTGATCAAAGATATTTTTGAAATTTATACTTTACAGGGATATGAGACTGAAATTTTAGCTGCATCGATTCGAAGCTCATATCAAATCGTTGAATCGGCCAAAGCAGGAGCAGATGTAGTTACTTGTCCCTTGGATGCTATTCTCGGATTACTGAAACATCCTTTGACAGATATTGGCTTGGCGAAATTTTTGGAAGACCATAAGAAAGCAGAAAGCGCAGCAAAATAA
- a CDS encoding 1,4-dihydroxy-6-naphthoate synthase, producing MNRHKNKLSLAISPCPNDTFIFGPWINQMISAPQHHEVEAQYYDIEELNILAPSGQFDLIKVSAAKFPEIIDQYDILSCGGALGTNNGPLLIANHNIELNEIPNLKIALPGVHTTAHFLFKFAFPSAKKLQNVVFSQIESLVLNHQVDAGVIIHENRFTYESKGLFKLLDLGSHWVEQNQLPIPLGLIAIKRSLNPELKLQIKANIQASITFSNDHYPKIYRFIAQHAQELSEEVIKKHIDLYVNEHSYSFNSASIAAIHKLFTLSHPTLDTSTLNFI from the coding sequence ATGAATAGACACAAAAATAAACTAAGTCTGGCAATATCCCCTTGTCCAAATGATACATTTATTTTTGGACCATGGATCAATCAAATGATTTCAGCTCCGCAACATCACGAAGTTGAAGCCCAGTATTATGATATTGAAGAATTAAATATACTGGCTCCTTCAGGGCAATTCGATCTGATTAAAGTAAGTGCAGCAAAGTTTCCTGAAATTATAGACCAATATGATATCCTGAGTTGTGGTGGTGCCTTAGGCACTAATAATGGTCCACTGTTAATAGCAAATCACAACATAGAATTAAATGAAATTCCAAATCTAAAAATAGCACTCCCAGGTGTTCATACAACAGCTCATTTCCTATTCAAATTTGCCTTCCCATCAGCAAAAAAATTACAAAATGTTGTTTTTTCACAAATAGAATCCTTGGTTCTTAATCACCAGGTTGATGCCGGGGTGATAATCCATGAAAACCGTTTTACCTACGAATCCAAAGGCCTATTCAAACTTTTGGATTTAGGAAGTCATTGGGTAGAACAAAATCAACTCCCTATACCATTGGGATTAATAGCAATTAAAAGGAGTCTGAATCCTGAACTTAAACTTCAAATCAAAGCTAATATTCAAGCGTCTATCACATTTTCAAATGATCATTATCCAAAGATTTATCGATTTATTGCACAACATGCGCAGGAATTAAGTGAGGAGGTCATTAAAAAACACATTGACCTTTATGTCAATGAACACAGCTATTCGTTCAACTCCGCTTCTATAGCAGCCATTCATAAATTATTTACCTTGTCGCACCCTACTTTGGATACAAGCACCTTAAATTTTATATAA
- a CDS encoding DUF3810 domain-containing protein — translation MLKILTKSNRVLFISLVVCLLTFSLGILLKRLPTAQLDDFYTNTLYRGFRFVWDYSVGLLPIPIIYLWFLFIVVGIIRLIYLTVKRRISAIRLLVNLISGLMIHLSWFYLTWGFNYFRSPLIERLPLNLNINKYELRDAYCEITEKITVLKSNLVNSNSNLEGLSDPDLKRILNDQLGLLFNQFKLVDIPNVNCRIIWPGSLLIWASAGVYWPFSGEANIDGGIHRIQVPFTMAHEMCHAKGWTDEGECNFLAYLACDRSKDIEIKYSGNLAYWRYLNSSMWLLDPEWTSFELDQLAETIQSDLKEIRKKMDRYPEVFESLRLLFYDQYLKVNGIRSGIESYSDLVKWIISFERDIVQKSKPTK, via the coding sequence ATGTTAAAGATTTTAACAAAATCAAATCGGGTCTTATTTATTAGTTTGGTTGTTTGTTTATTGACTTTTAGTCTAGGAATATTACTAAAGCGTTTACCAACAGCCCAGTTGGATGACTTCTATACCAATACTTTGTATAGAGGATTTCGATTTGTTTGGGATTACAGTGTGGGGTTGCTCCCAATTCCAATTATTTATTTGTGGTTTTTATTTATCGTGGTAGGTATTATCAGGTTAATTTATCTAACTGTAAAACGGAGAATTTCTGCAATCCGGTTATTGGTTAATTTGATTTCGGGGCTTATGATACACCTCAGTTGGTTTTATTTAACCTGGGGTTTTAATTATTTTAGAAGTCCTTTAATAGAGCGGTTGCCTCTTAATTTAAACATAAATAAGTATGAATTAAGAGACGCTTATTGTGAAATAACTGAAAAAATAACAGTATTAAAATCGAACTTGGTTAATTCAAATTCTAATTTAGAAGGTTTAAGTGACCCAGATTTGAAAAGGATTTTGAATGATCAGTTGGGACTACTATTTAATCAATTTAAATTAGTAGACATTCCAAATGTAAATTGTAGAATCATTTGGCCGGGATCTCTTTTGATTTGGGCTTCAGCTGGTGTATATTGGCCATTTTCAGGTGAAGCTAATATTGATGGTGGTATTCACAGGATTCAAGTACCATTTACCATGGCCCACGAAATGTGTCATGCTAAAGGGTGGACAGATGAAGGGGAGTGTAATTTTTTAGCTTATCTGGCATGTGATCGGAGTAAGGACATCGAAATAAAATACAGCGGCAATTTAGCTTATTGGAGGTATTTGAATTCCAGTATGTGGCTCTTAGATCCTGAATGGACCTCTTTTGAATTAGATCAATTAGCTGAAACAATACAAAGTGACCTGAAGGAAATACGCAAAAAAATGGATCGATATCCTGAAGTTTTTGAATCGTTGAGATTACTGTTTTATGACCAATATTTAAAAGTGAATGGAATTCGTTCAGGAATTGAAAGTTATTCGGATTTGGTTAAGTGGATCATTTCATTTGAACGGGATATTGTTCAAAAGTCAAAACCAACAAAATAA